One Astyanax mexicanus isolate ESR-SI-001 chromosome 3, AstMex3_surface, whole genome shotgun sequence genomic region harbors:
- the prcc gene encoding proline-rich protein PRCC — MSLVCYDSSDESDRDEAPSPAAARPEQSRGPPAPPPAERKLVLDLPKPKKRGEPVKISVPEINAASSDSDEDEPVRKKAGISGGGLSSMLPQPKNLVLKETQRPLVPHTLTKRPAPAPQSKGTKPGSQAQSGTSPSPSAIKAAAKSAALQLARQMAADEEGSDDELAPENYFSLAESSTQPLAAAYPDTQLYTPSLNSPPSIEDAPLDFGSKAEPQNKPTWAAHDFQRGDYQTQSQEQQDASSELCAQDYYSEGYYQDQGAEFIEEEPGSSTLFNDEAFRRLQGKQNRGKEEIKFLEIKGDDQLSGNQQWMTKNMSAETEPRKSFSKKKGDQPTGQQRRKHQITYLIHQAKERELELKNNWADNKVSRRQTQAKYGF, encoded by the exons ATGTCTCTGGTTTGCTACGACAGCAGTGATGAGAGTGACCGGGACGAAGCTCCGAGTCCAGCGGCCGCACGACCCGAGCAGAGCCGGggtcctcctgctcctcctcccgCCGAGAGGAAGCTCGTGTTAGACCTGCCGAAGCCGAAAAAGCGCGGAGAGCCGGTGAAAATCTCCGTCCCAGAGATTAACGCAGCGAGT TCAGATTCAGATGAAGATGAACCAGTGAGGAAGAAGGCAGGAATTTCG gGTGGCGGTCTGTCGTCTATGCTACCACAACCTAAAAACCTAGTGTTGAAAGAAACACAGCGCCCACTGGTGCCTCATACCCTCACTAAACGGCCAGCACCAGCACCGCAGTCAAAAGGGACCAAACCAGGCTCTCAGGCTCAATCTGGAACGAGCCCTTCACCGTCTGCGATTAAAGCTGCAGCAAAATCTGCTGCACTGCAGCTGGCCCGGCAGATGGCAGCAGATGAAGAGGGAAGTGATGATGAACTTGCGCCAGAAAACTATTTCTCCTTGGCTGAGAGCTCCACACAACCCCTGGCTGCTGCTTACCCAGATACTCAGCTGTACACCCCTTCCCTAAACTCTCCACCCAGCATAGAGGACGCCCCCCTCGACTTCGGCTCTAAAGCGGAGCCACAAAACAAACCTACATGGGCTGCACATGACTTTCAGAGAGGTGACTACCAAACCCAAAGTCAGGAACAACAGGATGCATCATCAGAACTTTGTGCTCAG gactATTATAGCGAAGGGTACTACCAGGACCAGGGTGCTGAGTTTATTGAAGAAGAGCCAGGATCCTCCACTCTGTTCAATGATGAAGCA TTCCGTAGGCTACAGGGCAAACAGAATCGAGGGAAAGAAGAAATTAAGTTTTTGGAAATTAAAGGTGATGACCAGCTGAGTGGGAATCAGCAGTGGATGACCAAGAACATGAGCGCAGAAACAGAGCCTCGCAAATCCTTCAGTAAG AAAAAAGGAGATCAGCCAACAGGGCAGCAGAGACGCAAACATCAGATCACATATCTGATTCATCAG GCTAAGGAGCGTGAGCTGGAGCTGAAAAATAACTGGGCAGATAACAAAGTCTCTCGGCGACAGACACAGGCCAAGTATGGATTCTAG
- the mrpl9 gene encoding 39S ribosomal protein L9, mitochondrial, whose product MSLVFGRFALQSSGAVSNLNSCLSRALSLTAQQNTVVVERWWQVPLSKEGSPPRLYGRRHRIYRMVEDTKHKSQEKMELLLTQTVPKLGGRGDTVTVKKSVGRNKLLPQGLAVYPSPENKEMFNEERRALREGKQEDRLQTRTGELTVEFLKKAKLEIGMPTSIQYELTKEIVCRNFLRTLGVVVPTHALTLPEEPITGLGDYWCEVRVNGLDAVRIPMSVVPFVEPRQRKLLKKMQEEQQTNPE is encoded by the exons ATGTCGCTGGTGTTTGGTCGGTTTGCCCTTCAGTCCTCTGGAGCTGTGTCTAATCTGAACTCCTGCTTATCCCGGGCTCTCTCCCTCACAGCACAGCAG AACACAGTTGTTGTGGAGAGATGGTGGCAGGTTCCCCTGTCCAAGGAGGGCAGTCCTCCCAGACTGTATGGCCGGCGGCATAGAATCTACCGCATGGTTGAAGACACAAAACACAAATCTCAGGAGAAAATGGAGCTTCTGCTTACACAGACTGTGCCCA AGCTTGGTGGACGGGGGGACACAGTGACTGTGAAAAAATCAGTCGGTCGAAACAAGCTGCTGCCACAGGGCCTGGCTGTTTATCCATCTCCCGAAAACAAAGAGATGTTCAATGAGGAGAGAAGG GCTCTGCGAGAAGGAAAACAAGAGGACCGACTCCAGACCCGGACTGGAGAGCTG ACTGTGGAGTTTCTAAAGAAAGCTAAACTTGAAATCGGAATGCCCACCTCCATTCAGTATGAACTCACAAAAGAAATAGTTTGCCGGAATTTTTTGCGAACA CTTGGTGTGGTTGTGCCAACTCATGCTCTGACACTACCAGAAGAGCCAATTACAGGGCTGGGAGATTACTGGTGTGAAGTCAGG GTGAATGGACTGGATGCAGTACGAATTCCGATGTCTGTGGTGCCATTTGTGGAGCCAAGGCAAAGGAAGCTTCTAAAGAAAATGCAAGAAGAACAGCAAACCAACCCAGAATAA